taaactatGGAACTAAACTATAATGCTTACAACACGACTGGTACACACAAGGCACACCGAAATTTTGAGGCGCACTGGCAATTTTTAGAaagatttaaggattttaagtgcaccttatagtgtgaaaaatacggtaatcacaATTACTTTTATATTCAgataatataaacaaacaaaacaatttaaaGTGCACCTTAGAATCTCCAGTTTACAGCGTGGATTATCCAGTCCAGTAGAGAGATCCTTCACGCCTGAATCATTCAGTTCATTATTACtcagatccagttctttcagaCTTGAGTTTGACCTGAGAGCTGAAGCCAGATCAGCACAGCTTCTCTCTGTCAGATTGCATATACACAGCCTGGgacagaaatttaaatatttacactatCACATCTACCACACAGAAACAAATATCAGAATTGTTTCTTATGACTCAAACATTATTGAGATCATTATGTTATTGTTATTACCTCAATATCtcaagtttacagtgtgaactcttcagtccagtaTAGAGAAATATTGCTCCTGAATCTTGCAGTTTATTGTCAGTcaggtccagttctctcagagtGGAGGGGCTTGAGCTCAGAGCTGAGGCCAGAACTTCACAGCTTTTCTCTGTGAGATTACATGACCACAACCTTGGaaagaaatatcataatattataaaactgcaactttaaaaatgtttttttttaagtatgccCGAGcacttttctccatatagtgtagtATGAAtaagtttgagcacccctgataatttccataattttactttataaattattggttgttcagattagtaatttcagttaaatatatcatatagcagatgaccAGTAATATTTGGGAAGTGAAATtgagtttataggatttacagaaagtttgcaaaaaaactctttaaactaAACTAGggaggtgcataaatttgggcacccttgtcatttgATTGATTTAAATATCTTTGCTAAACTCAGTGGCCCTTGGCCTACATACACAAGTTAATTcaattaaaagaaaggattaaggTGGCCAATgacaagtttttctcctctttgcatcttcacTAAAAAAGTGGCAACATGAAGGCCTCAAATCAAATCTTAAATTACCTGAAAAAAGctattcaacatcatggtttaggggaagaatacaaaagctatctcagagatttcagctgtcagtttccactgtgaggaacataatgagaaaatggaagaccacaggtacaggcattccaagacaaacatttGCTACCCATTGTAAAATTTGTATTCAATGCTTGTACTAGAAAACAATCTGGATACACAAGAAATTGACCCTAAAAACattgctcaaaatctactaaagcattcatgcagaggaacaagtaaaacattctggaatgatcatctcagttcccagacctaaatattattaatataatatattaataatataaatctgtggtgtgatttaaagcgggcttttcatgctcgaaaaccatcaaacctgactgaactggagatgttttgtaaagatgAACGGTCCAAAATCCATTTAAGCAGAAGCCAGACTGTcactggaagctataggaagagtttagaggctgttatttctgcaaaaggaggatctgccaaatattgatgtcatttttctgttggggtgcccaaatctTTGCAccagcctaattttgtttaattaattattgcattatttttgtaaatcctataaactttattttgcttcttaaacatcactgtgttcatctgctatatgatatatttaactgaaattgctgatcccaacaaccaatgatttctaaaagaaaatcatgaaaatgatcaggagtGCTTTCTCataccactgtaaaaaaaaaatactcacaaAGCTTTTCTGGATGCCTTGACCACTGGAAACAGTCTTTGAAGACATTCCTCTGATGGGTCATATTTACAAAGTTCAATTTCATCCAGCTTTTCTTCTGAGTTCAGCAACACAAACACCAATGCTGACCACTGAGCTTGAGAGAGCTTACTGTCCATGACACAATGGCAACCACCTGTGCGAAGGAATCTTTGGatttcctgcactagagaatgatcattcagttcattcagacagtggaacagattaatGGACTTCTCAGGAGAAGCATTCTCCCTGATCTTCATCTTTATGTAATTTATTGTTGCCTCTTTGCTATCAGAGCTGCTTGCTGACTGTGGAAGTAGGCCTTGAAAGAGAGTCTGATTTGACTTCACTGAGAGGCCCAGAAGAAAGCGAAGGAAAAGGTCTAGATGTCCATTCTTAGACTCTAAGGCTTTGTTGATCGCATGTTTTAAGAAACCAGACGCTGTAGATTTGCCAAAGGAATGCTGCAATCCTGTTTTTTCTAGAACATTCTTGTTgttaataatgaaggagaaaaatgcatataaagcagcaagaaactcctgaacactcaggtGCACAAAGCTGAACACTTTCCCAAGATGCAATCCACAGTCCTTGCTAAAGGTCTGAGTGAACAGACCAGAGAAGATTGACACTTCTTTCACATCAATTCCACACTCCCTCaggtcttcctcatagaagaCCAAATTGCCTTCTTCCAATTtatggaaagccagttttcccagttTCCAAACAACCTCATTAATCTGTTCAGGATCAATTTCTGTCTTTCCTTGGTACTTCTGTCCACTCAGTTTGATTTGAAAAATCAGGAAGTGGGtaaacatttgagtcagagtttTGAGGATCTCCTTAATCTCTGCATCACCCAGCATcttctctagaacagtggctgcaATCCAACAGAAGACTGGAATATGACACATGCTGTAGAGGCTTCTTGATGACTTAATGTGTGTGATGATTCTGTTGGCCAGGCTTTGGTCAATGATtttcttcctgaagtactcctcctttTGATGATCATTAAACCCTTGTACCTCTGTTACCTGGtcaatacaatcaagaggaatcTGACTGGCTGCTGCAGGTCGAGAAGTTATCCAGAGAAGAGCAGAGCGAAGCAGGTTCCCCTTGATAAGGTTCGTTATCAGTGCATCCACTGAGGCCACCTGCGTTACAGTAGTTATTCTCTCATTGTtatggaaatctagaggaagttgACTTTCATCTAGACCATCAAAAATTAACAAGACTTTGTTGTGAACATAGTCAAGTGGTCTTAACTCTTTTGTGTCAGGGAAAAATTGATGAAGAAGATCCTCCAGACTGAGAAATTCATTCCTCATTaaattcagctctctaaaaggaagtggaaatatgaagttGACCCTGTGATTTGATTTTCCCTCAGCCCaatccagaatgaacttctgcacaaagatagtttttccaattccagcaactcctttagtcagcacagttctgacgACATCATTTTCAAAGAGGTCACTGCATTTGATGGATGTTTCTGGTGATGGTCTTTTGGAGGCTGTCTCTATTTGTCTCACTTCATGTTCTTTATTGAACTCTTCACTGCCATCCTCTGTCACATAGAGCTCGGTGTAGGTTTCATTTAGAAGTGTAGAGGTTGTATGATGTGAAattccttcatttattttctgaaacttttcctttagtttagttttgagGTTTTGTTGGCAAGCAGGTGTCAGTCCTTAGAAAGAAAGACATGTATTAACAATTTACTTCAATGTTTGGTGTTTAGTTCCATGCTTATGCCATTATTGTTTATAAAATGTTCTTACTGATTTGTAGTCTGTTAGCAAGGTCTTTCTGGTTCATGCTCTTCAGAACATTCAGTGTGATTGTCAGTGCTTCTTTGCTGACACTATTCTGGTCTTTCTCATCCTCCACCCCTCTTAGATTAAGTAACTTCTTAAATTTCTTCAGCTGATCCTTAAGCAAAGCGATGACTTTGTCCTCAAGCTCCTTGAAAATAAACATAACATATAGTCTCTTCTGGATATCATAGAATTAATGTTAATAAAACGTGTTTCTAGATCTgtcattaataaatatattaaactgaCAGTAAATACAAATGCTAATTAATGCATAAACCAACACATGCCTTAAATATGAAATCCAATTTTGAATCACTTGTAGAATCTAGTGTCTGCTTTTGGGGTCTGTGGAAAGAATTACACAGTTACTTTAAATACAATTTATGGACTATTTTAATACCACTGATATTCCATGATACTCAATACCAATCCTAATaccaggacaaaaaaaaacacaaataatgcaTTTCAGCTTGAattctacatttttttaattaatgtgggAGTGAATTTTAAAACTTAAGTGTGTGATTATACTGACCACTGCTCAGACTATATAGGGTGGTTAGAGGGGCAGATGTCTCCTGTATACTTACTTAACACATTCGAAATGCTCTCTGCTTACTAAAACTACTCAATATCTTCTCAGTCGTGCCTCTGTGTCAGTCTATATGGTAATTCCCCAACAAACTTGGTGTCATCAAACAGGATAAGACACATCATTGGATGTGGACGAGCAATCCCTGGTAGAGCAAAATTAGGCAGGGGCACAACTTTGGGTACCCgggtcattttattgatttgaatacctttagcactaattattggaacaaactatttgtttggtaagctcattgacccttgacgtACATATATGTGAATCGAATTATGAGGGTTAATGGGTTAATGCAGCCAATTACACATTttttcctctttgcatcttctccaATGAGTGGCAatatgggagcctcaaaacaactctcaaatgacctgaaaacaaagattgttcaacatcattttttaggggaaggatacaaaaagctatcttagagatttcagctgtaagtttccactgtgaggaacatagtgaggaaatgaaagGCCACAGGCACAATTCTAGTTAAGGCCCAAAGTGGCAGGCtgagaaaaatctcagataagcagaggagaaggatggtgagaaaaGTCCTCAGATTTAAGGCCGACCAAGTCTTAAATGCAGATGGATAGGCATCCAGGGACAGTCAAGGCACCAAAAAGGTGGGTTATTCCATTGTCACTGATTCGGCATAACCACTTCCTACCAGCTTTTTAGCCAAAGCAGCAGAGCTTGTGGAATAGACTAAAGCTTGTGAATTAGGAAATTCACAAGTCGTGTCATATGGAAGCATTGTAAAATTTTAACAAGCTCaggaaaacacattaaacaccacGCACTCATTGCGGACCTGTTAGAGGGAATTCTTTTACCTATGGTTCTTGCTatatgtacagtcatatgaaaaggtttgggcacccctattaatcttaatcgtttttagttctaaatatttgggtgtttgcaacagccatttcagtttgatatgcctaataactgatggacacagtaatatttcagtattgaaatgaggtttattgtactaacagaaaatgtgcaatatgcattaaaccaaaatttgaccggtgcaaaagtatgggcacccttatcattttattaatttgaatactcctactagcacaaaattggtttggtaacctcattgagctttgaacttcatagccaggtgtatccaatcatgagaaaaggtatatggtggccaattgcaagttgttctcctatttgaatctcctctgaagagtggcatcatgggctcatcaaaacaactctcaaatgatctaaaaacaaagattgttcaacatagttgttcaagggaaagagacaaaaagttgtctcagagatttaacctgtcagtttccactgtgagaaacatagtaaggaaatggaagaccacagggacagttcttgttaagcccagaagtgtcaggccaagaaaaatatcagaaaggcagagaagaagaatggtgagaacagacaatccacagaccacctccaaagagctccaaagatggtgtcactgtgcatcggtcaacaatacagcacactttgcacaaggagaacctgtatgggagagtgatgcaaaagaagccatttctgcaagcacgccacaaacagagtcgcctgaggtgtgcttttgcttttggtctgtggattgtccttgactgttctcaccattcttcttctctgcctttctggaTTTTGTCCTCATGTTTGAAACATGGTAACTATAAatagaaagtgttttttaaaccAACACACTATCTTTACCTAAACTCAGTGATACAGTCTGTGTGGCTGAAGTTTAGGCCTTTGATCATTGAGTCttcactcttcatggacacacagctgggttcaggtgggTCTGCtcctttttctttaataaaactgaaacataataaaaaatacttaattgtacACTTCCACCATTATATAATAGTTATCTTACTGCCATGAGCCTATTCTTACTTTGGATCAGAAAGCTAGGAAATCTTTCTGACATCCGTGCCTCTGAactaaaatacattcaattaTTAGCATTTTAATGAAATCCTCTATActattttaaacagtgtaaaactTCCCATAGTATTAATACCATCATTACctctattggaaaaaaaatatataagagaaaCGCAGCAAAGATACTGCATTGCAGTCCTTCCGGTTTGCCCTTGGTGGAGTTTCCCATGGGCACGATGTCAGGTTTACCCCCTCCAGGCTCACCTGCTCAGGCTTGTCCGACCCCCTGGCTTCACTGTTTGAAACAATTGTGGTCACCGCTACATAGTCATGCAACCCCTTTCTTGCTGCGCTGTGAGCAGAAGTCTTTTCTTGCCCAGGTGAATTGTCACAGCTGCAATGTCGAGATCATCACCCAGTGCTTTTAGAAAGTCCAGCCTCAGAATGCAAGCATCTTGTGCCAGGCAGATCTCATGTATGTGAAGCCTCTCCCACTTGCAGTCTTTTCCCCCCCTCCCATCACAGACCGGTGGCGTCCCATTCTTCTGCTACCCCAACACTCATTCTGGGCAGAATTCACGGCCGGAGGAGGGATATTGTGCAGCACTGACTGACAGGAATGCAGCACTGACTGACTTTGTGTCCCTTCTTCTTGCAGTGATGGAGGAAGCTCTGAGTACTGCCATGGAATTGCTCACATAACAATGACTTAGCAACAGGGCGAGGGTTTGGGCTGCAAAAGGTATATTTTTGGTGTCCTCCCAATactaaagacacaccaacactccctaaatccagctgcatgatgcacAAATGACCAATGCACTATAGACTGCTAAAATAGGGCATTAAGTGTAATTGCTGTCGCAGGGTGTAAGGGGTCAGACCGCACATTGGGCTTCAGTGCATGCCTGGTATTGTAGTGCAACGAATTGTTAAAAGGGTTAATATTTATTGTACAACAAAATAATTTTGTCTTTGTGTTTGAGACATGGGAACTATAAATGGACAGAGGTTATTAAACCAACAGACTCTCTTTACCTAAACTCAGTGGTACAGTCTGTGTTGTTGAAGTTTAGGCCTTTGATCATTGAGTCttcactcttcatggacacacagctgggttcaggtgggTCTGCTCCTTTTTCTTCTATACAActgaaacataataaaaaataaacaaaattttaCACTTCCACCATTATATAATAGGAAATCTTTTCTGAAATTCATCCATTCAAAACAGTGCAAATGTAAACATGTTCAAAAGCTATGTTGTCTCTaagttgaacaaaaaaataattcataacCCTACCACCTTtctgtcagccaatcacaatAGCCAATTTACACACAGCCAAGAATAGGGGGTAAAGTTGCTTCACCTAACTTTAATTAGACCATGTGGCTTTTCTTATaagtggttttcagcctaccactttctcgctaaagaaaacccttttttactcaaattgataaaaattgatttatagcgttttggaaccaactCTTCATATTTTCTTCATCCATAAATCAGTAAAGATGGTAATGAACATCACTCAGGTTTCCCTTTCCACAACAGCAGGCCTGTAAAAGAATGTGCTAATAGTGTACATTTCCTGACACCTTTGCCACCTGAGTTACTattcattttacattatatatgcccCCCACGCCATGACACGGCCTCACTCAGTAGAGCCCAGCAGGGCTAAGCAGTCTATTTCACTGAGCTGGGCACTCCTGAGTGTGGCTGTGTCATGGAGCAGGGCCAAGGCATCTCCTCAGCATAAGGCACCCAGACCTGGTGCCCCTTAAAGACGCTAAAGAGATATCATGCACAGttgagtttgttttgggtgtggtagAGGGTAACAGTTCTCCAATAAAGGTCAGAGAAACGTAGTACCGCCACCACGCCACTCACTGGAGAGTGCCCAGCTGAGCAAAATAGACTGATTATTGATATTTGATTAGACTGATATTTAAATGCTGCCTGGAACTGGTGCCTTTTTAAGAGATATCATGCCCAGttgggtttgttttgggtgtggtggagggcaacaACCGTTTTATAAAAGGTACATTTGAATTCACTGAATTCCCCGTGTTGGCTTTCGGACTGCCAGGCCAGTGGCCGAGCCCCTATCCCCAGGGTGCGTTCACATTGGTGGAGAATGTGGGATAAGGCTAAAGAAGCACTATATGGAAACTATAAATGGACAGAGAGGTTTTTAAACCAACAGACTATCTTTACCTAAACTCAGTGGTACAGTCTGTGTTGCTGAAGTTTAGGACTTTGGTCATTGAGTCTTCACTCTTCttggacacacagctgggttcaggtgggTCTGCTCCTTTTTCTTCTGTACAActgaaacataataaaaaataaacataactgTACACTTCCACCATCATATAATAGTTCTCTTACTGCCATGAGACTATCCTTACCTCAGCTCGGAAAACCAGGAAATCTTCCTGAAATCTACACCTCTGCCTAATGAGTGATCACTTTGCACGGAactaaaatatattcaaatattagCATTTTGAATGAATTCCTCTACACTCTTCTAAACAGTGTAAATTACCATAGTATTAACACCATCATTACCTTTTGCATGTAGTagatttagtttgttttttttcctggcaGTGAAAGGCATTGAGACACAGAGCAAGCAGTGGATTGTAACAAAGACCTCTACAAGTCATCTAATTTTAACTCAAAAAATCACAAACAAGAATTCTTAACTCTACCAACTTtctgtcagccaatcacaatAGCTGATTTACACACAGTCAGAAGTAGGGGGTAAAGTTGCTTCTTCTAACTTTATTTAGACCATGTGGCTTTTAATTAAAGAAATAGAAGTAAAGGTTTATACTAAAAATGTGCTTTTATTTTTACCTAAGCAGGAATACCATCAACCATCCACTCCTCTTACTGCCCACAACAGCAGGGCTGTAAAATAATCTGTAAacagtgtacttttcctgacacCTTTGCCGCCTGAGTTACTattcattatataatatatatattttgtctgtgATCACGGGGCGAGGTAAAAGAATctcagtaaaataaactaaaataaactaaattagcCCAGCTGGGCACATTTAAAAGGTCTCCTCTGCATGAGGCCACCAGGACTGGTGCATTTTAAAGACGCTAAAGAGATATCATGCACAGTTGAGTATGTCAGAGAAGTTGAGTAGGTCAGGGAAGCGTGGCACCGCCACCACGCCACAATACGGCTTTGTGAGGAGTGCCCAGCAGAGCAAAATATAGTGATTAGCCCAGCTGGGCACATTTATAGGTTGCCTGTAACTGGTGCAATTTTAAAGAGATATCATGCTGAGttgagtttgttttgggtgtggtggagggcaaagtttttttttcaataaaggtGCATTTGGGTTCAGTGAATCCCCCTGTGTTGGCTTACAGACTTTTCCAGGGGTGGAGTCACAATGGTGAAGAAAGTGGGTTAAGACCAAGCATGATCCTGCCACCACGCCACAACATGGCCTCACTGACGAGTGCCCAGCTAAGGGAAGTAGACTGATTAACCCAGCTGGGCACATTTAAAGATCACCTGGGACTGCTGCACTTTGAAGATGCTAAAGAGCTATAATGCTCAGTTgagtttattttgggtgtggtggagggcatcaGTTTTCCAATAATGTGACAACCAAGCGTAGGAGTTAAATGGTATTTATACTTAGCTAGACAGAAATGACTTTTAGTTGTATTGTTTCATTTGTATTTGGTGTATTTAGTTTTGTTAAGTATTGTCAATTTGTATTCTTTAATGCTTGAACAGCATTGTTTTGGtcaggttggctggatgttttttgtagttttgttttaagtaagatgtttttagttttaagtaATCACTGTTGTGATGGAAACTGAGCTGAGACTAAACTTTTAAGAGTACATCAGTATGAGTAGGGTTTATTTAAGAGTGCTACAGCGGCATGGGTACAAATGTTAACTTACTTCCTTTTGTGTTTTTCTTGCAGTTAATGGCAGAGTGGTGAAATAATACAAATCTACAGTTAGTAGTTgtagtaaatgttatttttttattttgagaagTAATCATTGTATTTGAATAACTTGATACTGTTCATTTTCACTTGGAAGTACTGGAGAAGTACTATTTGAACAGTAAGTGctttaaaacagtaaacagaaaGTACCAGaaattatctgtaaaaaaaaacctcttacCACCTTGTACCTTGTGGAAAACATGTTTTGATTTAATTtttgaacatttatttaatgtttgttaCGAACATCCTGGTGATAATGATAGGAAGCGAATCTGTTATTATTTCTGTAAATCTGTCTTAGCTCAGATCAcaaaaaagctagctaaaacagagaCATTATCAGCACTGAAACTGAAAGCATTaacataaaatactgtatatcaataATGTTCACAAGGACAGGACACCTGTAGGAGCACATAGTTGTCAGGCACCAGATTAAAGAAGATAAAATTCCCTGCCTACTGAGTTATTCTTAACTTTTCTGAAATGTTCAAGTTCTTGAGAACTTAATGACAACAGTGTTGGTGAGTGTGAGAAAGTCTTACCGGTCAGGTTTCTCTGTCTCCTGTTCCTCAGAGAGATTCATATTAGACGCCATGCTTCATGGAAACAATCAATCTGCAACTACCAATCTGCCAACAATTttacacaaatttacacaaatTTATACATTTCTGATAGTGAGGTCAGAAATCACATAAGGGGTTGATAGGATAGGATCATTgatttcacaaataaaaaaatcaaggtgagaaaaaaatgaatagtGGTAAATAGAAGGCAAAGAAGATTACCTAAACTGAGGAAAAGAGCAGTTTtagtttaattgaaaaaaaataacatcattgttttactctataaactacgaacaacattcctcccaagttccaaataaaaataaccttggtttttattcacagttttcatacatcttggcatgttctccttcaccagtcctacacattgcttttggataactttatgccactcctggtgcaaaaatctaagcagttTAGATTATATGCCAGatttttcaatctggtaaaattgaagaaactcatcattttaagtggtctcttattttttttccagagctctataatcacctgtttactgttatatatacagGTGGCAGCTGTTTTCACAGGGCATCCCAATATGCATTTTGTTGTACAATTCTAACATAGTTAAATAGATATTTACGGTATTAATTTACTGTACAAATACAGGAATTGGTTAAAGTTTAGTTGAACAGGTCTGAAATGATAATCTGCCATTAATTGCATTAAGGGTATTAGGCTGCATTCATCATACAGGAATTACACTATGCCCTCATGATCAGATCTTCACTCTGTTTTACCCAAAATATGGTATAAACAACAAACATTAAGATAATCTGTCTTGACATCATTGACCTTTAACATGATTCCACAGAACAGTAAAGAACGCCTGTTCAGGTTTCACTACGCACCTTTAATAGAGAATGGAAATGTTAACcttccatgtatttattatttaattatatagtcaataatgtatttaatgtactgTTACCATGGTGGATTACATGTATTCATGTGTTATAAGATTTATTTGAAAGTGATCGTGTTCGATGCTATTTCAACAAAATTTATACAAAGTTTAAAAGTGGTTTAAAACAGTATTATAGTTATAATTATAAGTTATATGCAGTTAACATTAACAAATCAAAATTTTTGTCATTGGTTTCTACTTTTGGGGCAGGCATTTGACTGCTGATAAAATCTCCAAAATCtccaaaattacattttatactactatactatactatactatactactatactatactatactatattttatAGCAACAGTTTTTGGACATTTAAGGTGTTTGAACAAtaaacagtttatttaaaatgatGTATTATAACAGATAAGTCAGTAGATGGGTTAAATGATCTTACATGAACTAATCTTACTCATTCCCCCCACCCCCAACCACCAAACAGTACGGCAGTAAAAATAAATCTACAGCAAGGCACAATCTACAGTATAACTGCATAAACTACTTAAATGTACTAGTGTATTAAATTATGTATCCACAGCACTTATTTAACATGGATCAAAAATTACACAAATGAATAATACtcactttattctttttttaatgtgttttgtcCTCCTATCCTCCTGCCATTACAAGCGTATCCTGACAGAGACTGTCATCCTGTAGTCTGAACTGGT
The Astyanax mexicanus isolate ESR-SI-001 chromosome 13, AstMex3_surface, whole genome shotgun sequence DNA segment above includes these coding regions:
- the LOC103035040 gene encoding NACHT, LRR and PYD domains-containing protein 3-like; the protein is MASNMNLSEEQETEKPDRCTEEKGADPPEPSCVSKKSEDSMTKVLNFSNTDCTTEFSCIEEKGADPPEPSCVSMKSEDSMIKGLNFNNTDCTTEFSFIKEKGADPPEPSCVSMKSEDSMIKGLNFSHTDCITEFRPQKQTLDSTSDSKLDFIFKELEDKVIALLKDQLKKFKKLLNLRGVEDEKDQNSVSKEALTITLNVLKSMNQKDLANRLQIRLTPACQQNLKTKLKEKFQKINEGISHHTTSTLLNETYTELYVTEDGSEEFNKEHEVRQIETASKRPSPETSIKCSDLFENDVVRTVLTKGVAGIGKTIFVQKFILDWAEGKSNHRVNFIFPLPFRELNLMRNEFLSLEDLLHQFFPDTKELRPLDYVHNKVLLIFDGLDESQLPLDFHNNERITTVTQVASVDALITNLIKGNLLRSALLWITSRPAAASQIPLDCIDQVTEVQGFNDHQKEEYFRKKIIDQSLANRIITHIKSSRSLYSMCHIPVFCWIAATVLEKMLGDAEIKEILKTLTQMFTHFLIFQIKLSGQKYQGKTEIDPEQINEVVWKLGKLAFHKLEEGNLVFYEEDLRECGIDVKEVSIFSGLFTQTFSKDCGLHLGKVFSFVHLSVQEFLAALYAFFSFIINNKNVLEKTGLQHSFGKSTASGFLKHAINKALESKNGHLDLFLRFLLGLSVKSNQTLFQGLLPQSASSSDSKEATINYIKMKIRENASPEKSINLFHCLNELNDHSLVQEIQRFLRTGGCHCVMDSKLSQAQWSALVFVLLNSEEKLDEIELCKYDPSEECLQRLFPVVKASRKALLWSCNLTEKSCEVLASALSSSPSTLRELDLTDNKLQDSGAIFLYTGLKSSHCKLEILRLCICNLTERSCADLASALRSNSSLKELDLSNNELNDSGVKDLSTGLDNPRCKLEILRLSSCNLTDESCAVLASCLNLNSSCLRELDMSSNKLLDSGLQLLSTGLENRRCQLEKLGLCNCSITEEGCDALVSALKSNPSLPLRDLNLKHNLSGDSKPKELLALQKDPQYKLETLLI